The following proteins come from a genomic window of Candidatus Bathyarchaeia archaeon:
- a CDS encoding PAS domain-containing protein, whose protein sequence is MREKIEEILDILPIGILLIDPGSRRIEYANPAALEMMEAPLGEVLGSICHKFICPAEEGRCPILDLGHKVDGSEKVLLRRDGSALPILKSVFRKNLGGKDYLIESFMDISAIKNMRDALSRSERFLRSIIDNLPDPVFVKDREFRYVMVNKAYANYLGRTEDEILGRTDYELYPKEQADFFREWDRKVVDGGSAVDIPEEVSTDASGAVHTLRVRKAPLKDEEGRVTHIIGITVDITTRKQIEEDLRKSGEEIFAIQEATLGIIDKLDLSELLGAILERATSLTGAPDGFIYILQPGGEEAVMAAGIGKFLEYKNFKLKRGQGLSGLTMETGKTQVVNDYQSFSNRIPGFEWIRAIVCTPLRSGQEVIGVIGLSHSEEGKVFDQRAIQLVERLGQIASIALENARLIFKLREEVLRRRDAEEALRRHLEDLERLLEERTEELRKVEEIAAIGRVAAMVGHDLRNPLQVLVNLIYIMEETMAMNEEFARLSKRLKIDLLLGNMKRQIEYMNKIVSDLQDYARPIKPELVETDLREFAEDILSSLSIPEKVKVIIDVERGFKLMIDPGLMKRVFLNMITNAIQAMPDGGSLKISASMDDGMASISFEDTGVGIPRENLDKLFKPLFTTKAKGQGFGLAVCKRIVEAHGGTIGVESELGKGSKFTIKIPIMER, encoded by the coding sequence ATGAGGGAAAAAATTGAGGAGATACTCGATATACTGCCCATTGGAATCTTGCTGATAGATCCGGGGTCGAGAAGGATCGAATACGCAAACCCCGCCGCCTTAGAAATGATGGAGGCTCCCTTGGGGGAGGTCCTCGGATCCATATGCCATAAGTTCATCTGCCCGGCCGAGGAAGGTAGATGCCCAATATTGGATCTCGGCCATAAAGTCGATGGCTCGGAGAAGGTCTTATTGAGGAGGGACGGTAGCGCCCTGCCCATCCTAAAGTCGGTTTTCCGGAAGAACCTCGGGGGGAAGGATTATTTGATAGAGAGCTTCATGGACATATCCGCCATCAAAAATATGAGGGATGCTCTTTCCAGATCCGAGCGCTTTTTGAGATCTATAATCGACAACCTACCGGACCCAGTCTTCGTCAAGGATAGGGAATTCAGATATGTAATGGTCAACAAGGCCTATGCGAATTATCTCGGCAGGACCGAGGATGAGATCTTGGGGAGGACCGATTACGAGCTTTACCCAAAGGAGCAGGCCGACTTCTTCAGGGAATGGGACAGGAAGGTGGTCGATGGAGGTTCGGCGGTGGATATACCGGAAGAAGTTTCCACCGACGCGAGCGGAGCCGTTCATACGCTGCGGGTAAGGAAGGCTCCGCTGAAGGATGAGGAAGGAAGGGTGACCCATATAATAGGCATCACCGTTGATATAACGACGCGCAAACAGATCGAGGAGGATCTTCGCAAAAGTGGCGAGGAGATATTCGCCATCCAAGAAGCCACTTTGGGGATAATAGATAAGTTGGATCTGAGCGAGCTCCTCGGGGCCATCTTGGAGCGTGCTACATCGCTAACGGGGGCACCCGATGGATTCATTTACATACTGCAGCCCGGTGGAGAGGAGGCGGTCATGGCAGCCGGCATAGGCAAATTCTTGGAATATAAAAACTTCAAGCTGAAGCGCGGTCAAGGGCTATCCGGCTTGACCATGGAAACTGGTAAGACGCAAGTGGTCAACGATTATCAATCCTTCTCGAATAGGATCCCGGGCTTCGAATGGATCCGAGCGATCGTTTGCACTCCCCTCAGATCTGGCCAAGAGGTGATCGGCGTGATTGGCCTATCCCATTCGGAGGAGGGCAAGGTTTTCGATCAGAGAGCGATTCAATTAGTGGAGCGCTTAGGCCAGATAGCTTCGATAGCCTTGGAGAACGCTAGGCTCATCTTCAAGTTGCGCGAGGAGGTTCTAAGGCGCAGGGATGCTGAGGAGGCCCTAAGGCGCCACTTGGAGGATTTGGAGAGGTTGCTTGAGGAGAGGACGGAGGAGTTGCGGAAGGTAGAGGAAATAGCGGCCATAGGGAGGGTCGCCGCCATGGTCGGTCACGATTTGAGAAATCCGCTACAAGTTCTGGTGAACCTGATATATATCATGGAGGAAACGATGGCCATGAACGAGGAGTTCGCGAGGCTCTCCAAGAGGCTCAAAATAGACCTGCTCTTGGGCAACATGAAGAGGCAGATAGAATATATGAATAAGATAGTTTCGGACCTACAGGATTATGCTAGGCCCATAAAGCCGGAGCTCGTTGAGACGGATCTTAGGGAATTCGCTGAGGACATCCTCTCCTCCCTATCGATTCCGGAGAAGGTGAAGGTGATTATCGATGTTGAGAGAGGATTCAAATTGATGATTGACCCGGGGCTGATGAAGAGGGTTTTCCTAAATATGATAACCAATGCGATCCAAGCCATGCCGGATGGGGGATCCCTAAAGATCAGCGCGTCGATGGATGATGGGATGGCCTCAATTAGCTTCGAGGATACTGGCGTTGGGATACCGAGGGAGAACTTGGATAAGCTCTTCAAGCCGCTCTTCACCACCAAAGCCAAGGGGCAAGGTTTCGGATTGGCCGTTTGTAAGCGAATCGTCGAGGCCCATGGTGGCACTATTGGCGTCGAGAGCGAGTTAGGGAAAGGTTCTAAATTCACGATCAAGATACCGATCATGGAGAGGTGA
- a CDS encoding response regulator, protein MERGRRILVVDDDEAILESLKTILELKGYIVDTAKTGHEAIEKSKANFYNLALLDIKLPDMEGTDLLIKLHGSEPKMMKIMLTGFPSLENAVKALNLGADAYLMKPINPKELLKVIEEKLREQWEAEVMSEEKVREWIETRLKKLHGTT, encoded by the coding sequence TTGGAGAGGGGGAGGAGGATACTGGTCGTGGACGATGACGAAGCGATCCTCGAAAGCTTGAAGACAATATTGGAATTGAAGGGATATATTGTCGATACGGCCAAGACCGGCCATGAGGCCATAGAAAAATCCAAGGCGAATTTCTACAATCTCGCGCTATTGGACATAAAGCTACCCGATATGGAGGGGACCGATCTATTGATAAAGCTGCATGGTAGCGAGCCGAAGATGATGAAGATAATGCTGACGGGCTTCCCAAGCTTGGAGAACGCCGTCAAGGCCCTAAACCTTGGGGCCGATGCATACCTCATGAAACCAATCAATCCGAAGGAGTTGCTGAAGGTCATTGAGGAGAAACTGAGGGAGCAATGGGAGGCGGAAGTGATGAGTGAGGAGAAGGTTAGGGAATGGATCGAAACCAGGCTGAAAAAGCTACATGGAACGACTTAG